From the Blastocatellia bacterium genome, one window contains:
- a CDS encoding archaemetzincin family Zn-dependent metalloprotease, translating into MTEPTDLPRIILVPVGSVNPRLLEFLILTLPDTFKMPCTLGPPLLDVSQAYSLVRQQYYSTELLARLLTLNQHATTKILGVTEVDLFIPILTFVFGEAQLNGPAAIISAHRLRQSFYGLPEDEALLLERCQKEALHELGHTFGLVHCQSFECVMHRSHSVEQVDLKRNSFCPMCAQTLAHNRLTLR; encoded by the coding sequence GTGACGGAACCGACCGATCTGCCACGAATCATCCTCGTGCCGGTGGGCAGCGTTAACCCGCGCCTGCTGGAGTTCTTGATTCTCACGTTGCCCGACACATTCAAGATGCCCTGCACACTGGGGCCGCCGCTGCTTGACGTCAGTCAAGCCTATAGCCTTGTCCGGCAACAATACTACTCGACCGAGCTGCTAGCACGATTGCTCACACTGAACCAACATGCAACAACAAAAATCCTGGGCGTGACCGAAGTGGATTTGTTCATTCCCATTCTGACGTTCGTCTTTGGCGAAGCTCAACTCAATGGCCCCGCAGCTATCATCTCCGCGCATCGGCTTCGTCAATCGTTTTACGGCCTGCCAGAGGACGAGGCGTTACTGCTGGAGCGTTGCCAAAAAGAGGCGCTCCATGAACTCGGCCATACGTTTGGACTCGTTCATTGCCAGTCATTTGAGTGTGTCATGCATCGTTCGCACTCAGTCGAGCAGGTTGATCTGAAGCGAAACTCGTTTTGTCCAATGTGCGCTCAAACATTAGCGCACAATCGCCTCACACTTCGTTGA
- a CDS encoding Rid family detoxifying hydrolase: protein MYKAGEQPTSNRLYSSGIQFGQLLFVSGQVAHDPATRKVVEGPFPNQVRRCLENVKMVLEAAGSSLERVLKVTVFLTDIANFQAMNEVYRTYFPTDPPARTTVAVKDLPGDSPIEIECIAYVD from the coding sequence ATTTACAAAGCGGGCGAACAGCCGACATCCAATCGGCTCTACAGCTCTGGGATTCAATTCGGGCAGTTGCTCTTTGTTTCCGGGCAGGTGGCCCATGACCCGGCCACGCGCAAAGTCGTTGAAGGGCCTTTCCCCAATCAAGTGCGACGCTGCCTGGAAAACGTCAAGATGGTACTGGAGGCAGCGGGTTCTTCGCTTGAGAGGGTGCTCAAAGTCACGGTGTTTTTGACCGACATCGCAAATTTTCAGGCGATGAACGAGGTCTATCGCACCTATTTCCCGACCGACCCACCGGCGCGCACGACCGTCGCCGTCAAGGACCTGCCCGGTGATTCGCCCATCGAGATCGAGTGCATCGCCTATGTGGATTGA
- a CDS encoding energy transducer TonB yields the protein MRQATLFEEALVISGPRRSGGRVKWFFLLTAFVYAAGLVAIIISSILMAHPQFREAVLEVALVAPPPPPPPPPPPPAGSAKAAIGPTTGRVVIPTGFVAPTRPAKSLPSIDTEAPEVGVVGGVPGGVIGGVPGGVIGGVPGGVLGGVLGSTGPVPALPPPKVEIQTQAPPPPPSKPIRVTTGVLKGNAIRRVMPTYPAVARSAHLQGTVEVHVIVDEEGNVIAAEVASGHPLFREAALAAARQWKFRPTLVSGIPVKVSGTLSFIFQLNTGE from the coding sequence ATGAGGCAGGCAACACTTTTTGAAGAAGCTCTTGTGATCTCCGGTCCACGACGCTCTGGCGGGCGCGTCAAGTGGTTTTTCTTGCTGACCGCGTTTGTATATGCCGCGGGGCTTGTCGCGATTATCATATCGAGTATTTTGATGGCTCATCCTCAGTTCAGAGAAGCAGTGCTGGAAGTGGCGCTGGTTGCGCCGCCGCCACCCCCGCCACCGCCGCCACCGCCGCCGGCGGGCAGCGCCAAGGCAGCAATCGGGCCAACGACGGGGCGAGTAGTTATTCCGACCGGCTTCGTCGCACCTACACGTCCAGCTAAATCGCTGCCGTCAATAGACACCGAGGCGCCTGAGGTTGGTGTCGTGGGTGGCGTACCGGGTGGCGTTATTGGCGGCGTACCGGGTGGCGTCATTGGCGGTGTGCCCGGTGGTGTGTTAGGTGGCGTGCTTGGCTCCACCGGCCCAGTCCCTGCATTACCGCCGCCCAAAGTCGAAATTCAAACGCAAGCGCCACCGCCACCACCCAGCAAACCAATTCGCGTGACGACCGGCGTGCTCAAGGGCAATGCCATTCGACGCGTGATGCCCACATATCCGGCCGTCGCTCGCAGCGCTCACCTGCAAGGCACGGTCGAAGTCCACGTGATCGTTGACGAAGAAGGAAACGTCATCGCGGCTGAGGTAGCCAGTGGACATCCATTGTTCCGTGAGGCCGCACTGGCCGCAGCGCGACAATGGAAATTCCGGCCCACGCTGGTCAGCGGCATCCCTGTCAAAGTCAGCGGCACGCTCTCGTTTATCTTCCAACTCAACACAGGCGAGTAA